The sequence below is a genomic window from Polyangiaceae bacterium.
CCCGGAGGTGCTCGGGCACATCGGCGTGAAAGCGGGAGAAGGCTTCCTGTACGCGGCGATGGAAGACGACGAGCCCTTGAAGCTGGAGAATGCGCGCAGCGACGCGCGCTGGAGCGCTCGCGTCGAAGGCGCCTACGCTTTTCCGGTGGATTCCGTGTTGGCCATTCCGTTGGAGGGCGACACCGGCGCTCTCGGAGCCATCGGCCTGTTCGGCAAGATCGATACAGCGGGCTTCTCACTGGAAGATCTCTCGCTCCTGCGCCTGGTGGGCGCCAACACCTCCACCGCAGTACGCCTGTTCCGGGCGAATCGCTCTCGAGAGGTGAGCGAGCGGCTCACCACCATTGGCCGACTCCTTTCCCAGGTGATCCACGACTTCAAGACGCCGATGACGGTGATCAGCGGCTACGTGCAGTTGATGGCCGACACCGACGAGGCCGAGAAACGCGCCGAGTTCGCCGAGGAAGTGCTCCGGCAGTTCGATCAGCTCACGGCCATGCAGCGCGAGGTGTTGGAGTTCGCTCGCGGCGAGAGGAACATCTTCATCCGCAAGGTGTACTTGAAGAAGTTCTTCGCCGACATCACGCGCCAGCTCGGCCACGAGGTGGACGGCCGTGCCATCGAGCTGGACGTCGAGGTCGACACCAAGGTCGTGGCACGTTTCGACGAGGGGCGCGTTGCGCGCGCGATCTTCAATCTGGCGCGCAACGGCGTGGAGGCCATGGCGGAGCGAGGCGGCAAGCTGACCATCTCTGCCGGCATGGAGGACTCGGAGCTCGTGATTCGCGTTTCGGACACCGGGCCCGGCATTCCTGCGGAGATCGAGGGGCGCCTGTTCCAGTCCTTCGTCTCCGCGGGCAAGCAGGGCGGTACGGGGCTCGGTCTCGCGATCGTGAAGAAGATCGTCGAGGAGCACGGCGGGCGCGTGGAGGTGGAGACCAGCAAGCGTGGCGCCAGCTTTGCCCTGCACCTGCCGCAAGAACAGGTGAAGGCCAAGGCCAAGGCCGAGCCGCGACCCGCTCACAGCGCTCGCATCGAGGAGCTGGGACCGAACTCGGAAGCGCCGCAGAGCATCAAGAGCCCTGAATGACCTTCCAGTTGCCTCTCCTCGGCGAGCGGGAAAAAGCGCTCGAGACCTGCGGATATTGTCCCAAGCTGTGCCGCGCGGTGTGTCCCGTCTCGAGCGCGGTGCGGCGCGAGACCCTCACGCCCTGGGGCAAGATGAGCGTGTCGTGGTTTGCCGCCCGCGGCGACGTCGAACTGTCAAAAGACGTGGCTTCCGTCACCTACGCATGCACCGGGTGCCTGCGCTGCAAGGAAAACTGCGATCACGACAATCCCGTCGCGGAAACGCTGGCGGCAGGGCGCGCGGACTACTTCGAGCGGGGGCTCGCCCATCCGGAAGCGGTGCGCGTGGCGCAGGGCTTCGATGCCCTCGA
It includes:
- a CDS encoding GAF domain-containing protein, whose protein sequence is MPVEGDHKQRRSVAELEVALAREERIAGALREVGNALGTTLDLDDLLELILGKVTELLEADRATLYLLDEASKELVSRLVVGQKVRSIRVRVGHGIAGMVAQTGRPIRLSDAYADERFERQWDALTGYRTTSMLAAPLKNHLGRTIGVIQVLNKVRGAEFTVEDEALLTALSTQAAVAIDNSRLFLSLIQKNKQLLDTKEQLERRLRDLELLFDLERSTARASSIETLLTAVLSRLVQACDALGAAVLLAEEESGDLVSYVLDGVDPEVLGHIGVKAGEGFLYAAMEDDEPLKLENARSDARWSARVEGAYAFPVDSVLAIPLEGDTGALGAIGLFGKIDTAGFSLEDLSLLRLVGANTSTAVRLFRANRSREVSERLTTIGRLLSQVIHDFKTPMTVISGYVQLMADTDEAEKRAEFAEEVLRQFDQLTAMQREVLEFARGERNIFIRKVYLKKFFADITRQLGHEVDGRAIELDVEVDTKVVARFDEGRVARAIFNLARNGVEAMAERGGKLTISAGMEDSELVIRVSDTGPGIPAEIEGRLFQSFVSAGKQGGTGLGLAIVKKIVEEHGGRVEVETSKRGASFALHLPQEQVKAKAKAEPRPAHSARIEELGPNSEAPQSIKSPE